A stretch of DNA from Cryptomeria japonica chromosome 4, Sugi_1.0, whole genome shotgun sequence:
ccaagtggcaacaccgatgcacaagataaaggggatgaaGCAAAGATAAAGGAACTTGAGAAAGTAGAGGTAAAGGTTGTTAAGGTAGGCAAGGTCAAAGGAGTTGTTGATCCCACAATTGACACTCTTGCAGTCACAAGCACCCCACCTCAAATCTCTATTAATCTAGATGGTTCTCTTAACCTTGGAAAAATGTCTCCTGTCGAGAAGCTAATGCTTGCAGCAGTTGTTCAAGCTCAAGCCAGTCAAGATCTTGTAAAATCTTAGTCAGAAGATAACAAGTGCATTTTGATGTCTGTTGaagttttgcagaaggtggctctaGGTGTACAGTTAGATTCTAATGCTAGCCCCTTCGATAAATTGTTACAAttaattaatagtgtaaataccggTTTTAATTCTTTAGAAAAATCTACTACTAAGAGAGTATTGGATAGATTTAACAAAGTAAGAATGCAGACATTCCAAAAGATGATTGATGATGATAGAGTGAGATTGAATAAAGGTCTGTAGGCTATTTTAGATGCATTAACAAAAGCTGGTAAattatataagtcttgtctaactTTTCTCAAattcactatagatatagacaagcaaataagtgtttgccaaGGTAAAATTTCTAGTATTGCATAGTCCTTTGATCCCAATGGAGCTCTAACTAGTAGTGTTGAAGGATAGGTAATGGCTCTAAATGATCATATCTCAAGCCTCAATGCAGACAAGcacaaaattttgaggagagttggtgaactctggaACTTGATTGCCCCCTGATTGGACACCATGTTAAGCAATAAAGTAGACTGTATCAAGGCAATGGCCCAACCTGTTTCATCTAATCTAAAGGAAGGAGAGATTCATGCAactgtatttagtgcattcattacagttttggataacttgaataATGGGTGGGACATTCACCTGGGATCTTTGAAGACCATTTTTATGACATTTTAAAGTATTTGTAAAGTCTCTGGTAGGTATCTCTATATAGAAATTTTTGACAAAACCccatctttgacattgttgtcaaagggagagataaaaggtgaaaaatgtacagtataGAAGATTTAAGAATTCTTTAtataagggggagccttagaaattcttttgatctggTGTACAATTCTCAACACTTAACCATTTTTCATGagtattggcatcaatgccaaagggggagattgttggtaattgacactcatttggtggcttttgatggttgattattggtttagggttgtcattgatggtaactcttcaTGAGATTCTTATCCAGTAATCACGGATCTTGATTTCCAGAAGAGGATGTCAACCGATAGCTAGTTAAACAGTATTCCAAGATGAACAAAGCAGTCTTGGTCTGAAAGGTTTTCGATGATTGTAGAGCTATGAATCATGTATGGGTTGATTGAGATGACATAAAGACatcattttattgttatttttgtgattcacatttatctttggtgatccctCAAGGTGACATATGACTACACGCTACATTAGCAGGTCGACATGATAAATGATCTATtctgtgattgcagatatataagtcTGGTGTAGATGATATTTTTGATGCATGATGTGATTGTATTCgagtgagtggtgatcgagaatccattttctcaaagtttcacatgtgcattattGATCCGATAGCGGACTGAGACAGTGAATAgggcataatagagaaaaacaacagAGGTGATTCAATTAGTTGTAATTCATTATTGTAATTAATTAGTAAGGCAGTAagccttttggggttgtagcccttattgtaatttagtagtgagctctagcagTGTACTTGAATGCTTGTGAATTCcccatattataatattgttttgctattggccatagtggaataatattgcgggttcaaatcccaccgcagtttttctcatttgggtttccacgtaaaaatctagtgttataattttgtcattgattgttttatgttcctgcatttcaatttcatgtgtatgcttctggtggtttaaagttaagtctaaAAATTTGCTaaccagtagatcactgattcagcccccctcttaatgatccctgattccaacactcTCTACAAATATAGAATATTTTTCTATTCAATTTGTAACCTACATAgagagaagaggaaaaatgtttgtGGTATATAGGGCTTGCTTAAGTCAAACTCCAGGTAGGTGTTAACCTTCACTctaacaatgatgatgaaaaatagaGCTTACACCTACTAGGGCATATCCTAACTTGACAATATATTATATCTATGGAGTTGATAATGGTTGTGATTCAGCTCTTTTTAGATAAGtactccaagtgttgatgcaatagcatGATAAATCACAACAACATCCATCATGCAGACATACTTGAAGATAATTTGTTGTAGCTTAATGTTCCTTATGCTCATATTTTCTCTTGAATTGGATTGATAGAATTACTAGATTGTAAAAAGATgatcaaatgaattagagatgatGCCTTTGTATAAAGATATCATGGTATTTTCACATTTAGGTTGAATTTCATTGGTCATATCATAATATCAAGGGCAGGTCATAAATGGTAGGAACTAACACTCAAACACATTTAAATTTGGTCCCTTTTTGAATGGATTATGGAGGTATGCACCCTAGTAAACCAGAACTAGGTGTCATAATACActaagaaaaggaaaaaataagagcgGTTGAAGAGTACACAAACCTATGATATTGGAGGAGGTGACCTCATCATCATATGATGATAGTTTGGGTGGTATAAGACCAAAATAGGATGAAAAGGACACAAAAGGAGGAACATTAAAGAAATGGCCCCAaaaagagtgtgaaattgtaagggatTACAATTTAGACCACTAAATTTAGCTCATGATAAAGTAGACATGAAGAGATAAAGAAATTAGTAGAAAGACAAGCTAGGTATAGGATGTCACTAAGTTTGAGGAAAGATAAAGGACACAAGCATacgatcctatcaatccatgcaaaaatactCAAATATATGAACATAAATAAACAACATTAGTACTAAAACAAGCAAAGCTCCCAAGTCGACTAGTTAAAGAGACCTTGATGtccaaaatgtctcaaccactaattcCATTATCGATATGTTATTGCAAGAATACAAAtagacttatagaaagaacaagggCAAGCACCGATTGAGGAGACAAGGTTCCATGGAGAAGGTATGAATTCCACTcgccaacaagttgtgttatgttgggtgacTCATGCTAGAGAGGGAGAGTTAAACAAGTCTAGAAAGGTGCATTATGCTAGTTGACTCATGCTaaggaaaattttaaagaaaagtcTTTGTTTACTAGATAATTTGAAAATGTGATTGCAGTATGGGTGTTATAGTGTGCACCAAGATATGATACTACAAAATAGGTGTTGTCATGACATCAAGTACACGTGATGAGGAGGGATTATATTCTCCCTTTAATATGTTAATATATTGTAATGTCCATATATTAATGAAGACAAAGATCCAACTCAATGATATAGAACCATCTTAGACACGATTAAGTTTTAGAGAACTTATTTCATTTTAGATCTATTTAAACTATTTTTGGAGGCAGTAATACCAAAATGGAGACTTGACTAAGGCAATATAGTATATAACCACACCAAATTTCCCTCTttttgtgcttgtgtaggtgaAATTCCAAAATTTTATGATATTTTAAAGGTATAGAAAAACCATGTCTACATAGATAGATATCATCACTACAATTATGAGGCAAAAAAATTGGAAAGGGATGCCATGTGCTCTAATCCTACCTATTTTACCTAGATCTTTAACAAACGtgatttttgtgtatattgatccTAGATCTGAATACGTTTTTTAATTTGTATATTTTCATGACATGGGAAACCAGCACACTTTTCTTTCATAGTCAAACTCTGCTTTGAGTCATAGGTGCACCTATGTATCTTTGTTCTTTCTCTATAGTTTTTAGTGGTTTTCTTGTTCACGATTCTATTTTAGCATTTTATATTATCATTTTTTCATGGTTTTAGACTTAATTAGCCAACATCTAAATCTTTAAATACAACTTATGTGTAATAAATGACTAGAGACCAAGTTATTTGACTTTTTTTATTAGAGTTAGTCAAAGTAAATACTTTTTTTTCATTCATATTCTAATGTTTTATGGAAGAGAGGTTGCATCTGGTTAAATCACGAACTAGAATAGTGCATCTCTTTTCCATATCATATTTGATCTATATCTTAAATTTGTGTTCTCTTAATTTTAGGTGACCTTATATTTTAGTAATAAATTTTAATAAGTCAAACACACACATGTGCATATTAGGTAGCATTAGAATTTTTGCAAATGTTAGGATCATCTCATATGCTAGGTAGGATCACTTATGTGTTGTCCCAACTTAAGCATATCCATACCGTCAATCTCAAAGAGTGGTTGGTggtcaatgataacacaaatattAATAATGGCTCCAAAACTAAACGAAACCGTCCATCACACCAAATATATCTTAATACACAGGAAAACAAGAGTTGTATGGGGTTCTAATCTTCTTGTATGAAGAATGGGGTTCTAATTAAAACGATTCTAATTAAAAGGATTGCATTGAGACCAGAGTTCTTTCCAAAACACAATATACAAATGCCCATAAACTTTACGTATCTTGTTTGACTATTAATATTCAGAATAATTAACTTCAAATCAATAGGCTGTAAAGTCGCCTCTGCTGATCCTCGAAAGTAAAATCCCTAAGTTGTTTAAAATAACttacaaatagaaaagttatgatTTTAGTCATCAATTGAACATTTTAAAGTTATGATTTTAGTCATCAATTGAACATTTTACAGGTATTTGGATCTATCAATTCTTTCAGTTTATCATTTGAACAGTTTacttagaaaaaaaatttaaaatttaggtTAAAAACATATGTTTGAAAAATCATTATTAACTTTAATTTCATACAATTTGAATCAAATGGAGTAGAGTACACTACTCTTGTGCATGAGAAAAGCTTTGTATATTTGTATAGTGTTTGACATTGCAGTTGGAACAACTGATTCTCTtcaattattttaatattgttgttTAAGTTTAGAAATTGAGTTTTCAAAAGATTACACTTTAAAATTTACAGTAAATCAGAATATAAAATGGTAATATCATAGTacattatttgtaaaaaaaatttatctaGAAAGACAAAATTCATATATTATGATGTTATCTTTTAGGAAAATTTGTTTTTCATATATattttcaaaatcttgaaaaattcatcttaaataaataacaaattaaaataaatgaaattattacAAACCTGAGCTaattgaaaaataccaaaaacatttaaaataaatcaACTAAAAGTTAATAAACCCTCATTTATAATTTACCTAATGCTACAAGATAATTCTTTGAAATTTTTTCATTGACATTAAGTTTTACAAGGAAAACAAAATACTTTATATAGACACCAAATTATTAAACGCCATGTCACAACTTCAAATCTTTCAATACAGAGAACTGTATTCTTGAGAAATGCAGCAAATTTCACAGTTTCGTACACTTCTAAATATCGACTGTTTTACTGTTACCAAACCAAAATATCGACTGTTTTAGTGTTACCAAATCAAAACTTGGAGAGCACGTGAAGTATAGTTCACTTTTTTGCCCATCTGGAATTGCTTACCTCGAAACTAAAATTTTGGTTTTTGGGAAGTTCTTTTCACGGTTTAGGAAATCATTGATAAATTGAAAAGCTGCAATCCACGTTGATTCTAACTGTTTGCAAGAGAGGAGCGCCTCATCATATTTTTCATCATGTTCTTCACAGACTATATCACACGACACAATATTCAGAATAAACGTCTTCAAATTTGGTAGTTGTAGAGTTGCTAGATCCTGCATGGAAAGCATTGCTAGATCTTTCAATACAGAGAAATGCACCAAATTTCACAGTTTCGTACAACTTTATGAAATCAAAACATCGACTGTTTTACTGTTACCAAATCAAAAATTGGAGAACACGTGAAGTATAGAACTTTATTGCCTATCTTGAGTTGCTTACCTCGACACTAAAATTTTGCTTTTTGGGAAGTCCTTTGCAAGGTTTAAGAAATCATTGATAAATTGAAAAGCATCGTCCAACCCATGAGGCTCTAACATCTCTGAGCTGCAATCCACGTTGATTCTAACTGTTTGCAAGAGAGGAGAGGCTTTCAAAATACACGAGCACAACATAAAAGCCTCATCATATTTTTCATCACGTTCGTCACAGACTATATCATACGACACAATATTCAGAATAAATGTCTTCAAATTTGGTAGTTGTAGAGTTAACTCTGCATCCTGCATGGAAAGTATTGCTGTAAGTTTATGTCGttaaaatttgcaaaaacaaaatagCTCTTTTGTGAGTAATCCCCTTATTAAACTGTAGGTGTGTAATTTTGAAAAACCAAAACTTCAGAGAGCTAAAAGAGATACGGCAAATTATTAATACCATTTTaacattttcctttcaatacaaatTCGAAATTATAAGTAGGATTTTTCAAAATGACATTTCAAttctgatttcaaattattagaAGCAAATGTTTTTATGCAGATGAAAAGAATTAAAAACACTTACCATTTGATAGGACACAAATAATGCAGACTCAATGGACAACTCTTCCAAGTGTGGAAAACTTTGTAGAATTTCGAGATCAGTGGAATCTACATAGTCGAAACAGGTAATCTTCTTCAATGATTTTGCAGTTGTAAAATGCTTACGAAACGGGGAATCGGTTTCCAAGTAGACACATGCAGGTAAACATATGTTCTCCATTACCAAGTTAGTGCATTGAATAATTTCAATGCTTTCTAATCTGGGACAATCAATTGAACAAATTTTACCCCACAGTCTAACAAGAGCCAAAAACTTAAGACTGGAGGAAATTATTCTCAAACTTGAAGGCAATTTGCATTCGGATACCGTCAAACTTTCAAGAAGGTGACATaatttcaaaatcacatcaaaTGCCTTCTCACTTAGCTCAACGTATTCAAGATAACATGTTACAAGTCGAGAGAAACCCTGAAATGCTGGAGGCACCTTTGTCAGCTTGAAATGCTTGAGAGACAGAGAAGTAAGGGACACACATGAAAAGATCGACTCAGAAACTTCCATCGGAGACTCAGAAACCTCCATCAGAGTGCCTCTACCATTCAAATATATGCTCTTCACACCAGACAGAGAAATCCACAAAAGCCACTTGTGAATGCTACTTTCAAACATTTCACAATTGTAAAGCTTAAAGGTCTCCACGCCAACACACTGCATCAGAATAATCTTGTTAATTATATCTACAACCATATTTTGGTGAGTCGATTTATATAGAGCCTTTCTCTTTGTAGGATTAAAACAAGTAGAATAAAAAAAAACTTTAGAAAATTTCAGATGGGCTAACTGAGTccagactctacaccattttcgaGAAACCGCAGAAAAGCGAACGGCTTCTTTCAGAGGGATTCTTGTTAAAATCTGTGAACAAAATAGATCATCTGGAAAATTCATAAGGTCTATTTTACCCATTTTGTGGCTAAACCTTAAAATTGCATTGGAAAAATATTCAGAGCTGAAACTTACAATGTGAGAGAGGTAAGGATTTATTTATAACAAAATGCGAAAGGCCAAGAAACTCGGATATCACGACGGAGACGCTTGTCCTGTGTGGGCCGTCAAATTTAACTTTCCAAATAATAAGAATACCGTCTTATCTAATAATCATGGCCGCCCAGGTTACCATGTACTCATATTCCCATGCCTAACAACCTATAATTGCTACCACATCAAAGGAAAAGAGTAGTTCCCAAAGTGGCACTGATTACATTCCATCTCGTATCTTTTCATTTGCCTCTGAATTATTTCAAGAATCACATGGCATCATTCGACGATGTACGACTACATTGATCGAATTCATGCTATAGTGGAACAAATGGATTTAATCTTGGGTTCTCACTGAATGAGGCCATTTCAAAGTGATTAAGCCATTGTGGGAAAAATGAATTAAATTGTGAATGTCGAGCAGACACTTGATCCACTAGAGAGTTATTTTTGGAACGGGCTTTATTTCCACATCTAGTCCTTAATTCCTGCTAAATCAATTTCTAATTGAAAATAAAACGCTTCCAAATTGGCTTCATTTTAAAAACTTTTCATCATTAATTTTACATTTAACTTATGAGGAAAAATAATATTCCCCTCAAATAACTTCGATAAAAGGGTGAAATCGAAATATTGAGATCgttgttatatatatatacacacacactaaGAGAATTAATATTATAGATTACAAATTATACAGTTATAAATTAATTTGTTATTATCTTAAAATTTAcactttttttttaacaaataattCTTGATCCAAAAATTTCTTGTTACTTACTATAGTTTAGATTTGTGTCTTTTAAATTGGGCTCAATGCATGTAAATTGAACTAGACATGCAATCGAAATATCACGTTTGAAAGTTGTGTGCCTTACTAGAATGCACGGTCTGAAGGAAGGTGATGTTATAAACACTATCTAGAATCCTGCTAGGTAAGGAGCATTTTATTTTTGTCGAACCCTTGGATGGTCGAGTTCAATGATCATTAACATAGATCAAAGACAATAGATAGCCATGCAACATAGTAAAGGATGATGCAGGAAGATATAATGTTGATGTAATTCTTTACATTCTTTTGTTATTATTATCTAGATTTGTTTTTCCTACTCAATCCTAGATACTTCAAATGAATTAGGGGAAATAGCTAAATGTATTACCCTACCTTGCAATTTGAAATAATTTGCACTTTAACATATTCATAATGACTAGTAGAAAATAggtgttaatgattttgtattttaatTTGATATTTAAAATATCACAATTTAAATTCATGTGCATAGGACCTTGGTCAATTCTAAACTTGCATATATAAACCAAGGTGGAGAATGGCACAATAGAGAATTAATCTAACTATTAGGAATGCGTGGAGATGAAAAGGCTCAAATAAGGTCATTTTCTAACTTTTGTTTAAAAAATGTATGATAGTTTACACACTATTTGTTGTTAGCCCAAACCATAAAGGAAAAAAGCATCAAGATGTTATTTTCACCAGTACATTTTTATTAACTTTGACTTATGTGAACTACCATTAGGATGTATGTTAAAGTAAAATCAAGTAGTCAACAAGAAAACTAAATATTTTATGCATCCATAAAAAATATATGGCTATCAAGGTTGACCATCATATAATATACTCGTCATGAGTGATACATCTCAAGAAATAATTTAAGAATATTGCTTTGAATTAGGAGGTAGGTCAAACTATATTTTTTAAGTATAGAAGCATTTCATAATGGTTTGATATTTTAGGGAATAGTTGTTATGTCCTTGGTAAATATggagaatgaaaataaaattagGGGCCATCTTGTTCGGCGAAAAATAAAGGATTACAATTTGAATAGGAGATGAGACCCGTGAAAATATTCCGATCTAGATAAATATAAGATATTTTGTATACTTTTGCGCAAGCTCTTATACATTGATATTCGATATCTATGTATGATTGATAAGGATACTGTTACCCTTGTTACAATATGTTTCCTTTACAATGGTCTCTTCCTTGTTTGAAGATATGTATCATCTATACATATCTTCTTCCTATCTTGGGTGCATGTATTCTTGAAAGTTATATCTCCTTTATGTTGAAGGTGGTTATCCTTGATATGGATCCttatcttccttaagatatcaacatagaaaTATATTGAAATATTAAGGGGGAATATTAGGTTTCAGTTTTGCATGTTGTGTTCATTTATGTACCCCATAATTGGTAGCATTGTGTTGCATAGTGTCCCCTCAAGAATGGTTATCAATTTAAAAATTGGTTATTTGTTCTACCTTTGTTTTTGTGGGAATACACACTCATTTGCCTTTGTTATTTCCATGGGGACTTCATTGGCcaagcaatattatatcacgtgcattcatattgaggggtttaatatctcaaaatataagctcaatatattgcctatttggtgaaaatagggttttttttaatttgggctatgaaaaaatgcaatatatggtcaaaataggggggtttttaatatGGGTTGTGTATTgtgagggggtgacaaaaaaggatttatggtaataattattgaaaatagggggattatttagtatcccatgaatgcacatgctataactcaggttcactaagtgaagtccCCGTGGTTATTTCGAGAATACACACTCTTCTTATATATGAAGCACCTAGTATAGAGTGACTTGCTAGTTTTGATCGTTGTTGTT
This window harbors:
- the LOC131057677 gene encoding uncharacterized protein LOC131057677 — its product is MVVDIINKIILMQCVGVETFKLYNCEMFESSIHKWLLWISLSGVKSIYLNGRGTLMEVSESPMEVSESIFSCVSLTSLSLKHFKLTKVPPAFQGFSRLVTCYLEYVELSEKAFDVILKLCHLLESLTVSECKLPSSLRIISSSLKFLALVRLWGKICSIDCPRLESIEIIQCTNLVMENICLPACVYLETDSPFRKHFTTAKSLKKITCFDYVDSTDLEILQSFPHLEELSIESALFVSYQMDAELTLQLPNLKTFILNIVSYDIVCDERDEKYDEAFMLCSCILKASPLLQTVRINVDCSSEMLEPHGLDDAFQFINDFLNLAKDFPKSKILVSRSSNAFHAGSSNSTTTKFEDVYSEYCVV